TAGTAATGTCTGCAACTACTAAATCAACATCGTTACCTAAAATTGACCGTGCTTTGTCAATATCACGCACCAGACAGCGCACTTGATAGCCTCTTTTTACAAGTCGCTTCACGACTCGTTTACCAAGACCACCTGTTGCACCGGCTACTAATATTACACCCACGCTTTTTTCTCCATTAGGTGTAGATTTTGTGTCTTGGGGACGACCTTGGATGAGTTTTTGTATGCAATTGAGAAAGGGAATAACCTCAAAGTAAGACAGGGTTTTGATAAACCTGCCTAAGTCCCATTGAGAACGATTTTTGTCACTCACAATTGCGTCCTCATTACTTGTTGTTTGTTACATGATATCGGTTTTGTTCTCAAATATGAGGAAGTAGGTACAATAAATTGGTGTTTTGGCGATCGCCCAAAAACGCTAAAATACTTACTTAAATGTTGCTAAAAATACAAAAAAACACTTATGAGCCAACTAGAACAAGCTCAAGCTGAATATGCAAGTTTTCTGCAAGAGTTTCAGAGTGTCATTATTAGCACAGTCAGTCAGGATGGCATACCTAATAGTAGTTATGCGCCTTTCGTGATTGATGAAGGCAAAAATATTTATATTTATATCAGTGACTTGGCAATTCACACACAAAATATTTATGCTAACCCTCGGTTGAGTATTTTATTTATTGAAGATGAAGCAAAAAGTAATAACATTTTTGCTCGTCGTCGTTTAAGTTTTGATTGTACGGCTACGTTAATAGAACGAGATACAGACACTTGGAATAAAATTGTTGACCAACTTCAAGAACGCTTTGGGGAAATGATTGAAGTCTTAAAAAGTTTAGGTGACTTTCGGATTTTTCAACTGATTCCGATTTCAGGTCGTTTTATTCTTGGTTTTGGAAATGCTTATAAAATTAGTGGTGATAACTTAAATCAGCTAACTCATATTACTAGAGATAATCGTTAGGTTTTTGATAATTTTTCTGGAAGGGAAGGGAGACAAGGGAGAGATATTTTTGTAAATTATTTAGGGCTATATTTACTTTCATACTTTACACTTCATACTTCACACTTCATACTTTTTATGCTTCAGTTTCAACCTCCTGGCTTTGGGCATAAAGTGATTCATACTTCCTTGGGAGCGATGGTATATTATACTCAAACATCTGCACCTTGGTTGAATGCTGATACTGAAGATTTAACCCCACTAATATTTCTGCATAATTTTGGGGGTGGAGCTTCTGCTTATGAATGGTCGAAAGTGTATCCAGCTTTTGCCGCAAAATATCGCATTTTAGCGCCTGATTTAATTGGTTGGGGTGATTCTGCACACCCAGTGCGCGATTATCAAATTAAAGATTATCTAAATGCGATCGCCGAATTTATTACTCAAACTTGTCACCAGCCTGTAACAGTTATCGCCTCATCGCTAACCGCTGCTTTGACTATCCGTTTAGCTATTAGTCAACCGCAATTATTTCAATCATTATATTTAGTTTCTCCTTCGGGTTTTGATGATTTTGGTCAAGGTGCTGGACGTAGATTACCACTTTCAGTAATTAATACACCGCTGGTAGATAGTTTAATTTATGCGTTGGGTGCGGAAAATGAATTAGCAGTGCGAAATTTTTTACAAAGTTTTCTTTTTGCCAACCCGGCTCGTGTTTCATCAGAAATGGTAGCAGCTTATTTAACTTCAGCACAACAACCAAATGCGAGGTTTGCTGCTTTGGCATTTTTACGAGGTGATTTGTATTTTGATTTGAGTTTATATCTGCAACAATTAACAATTCCAACTGTGTTTTTTTGGGGTGAAAAAGCACAATTTACTAGTATTAAATTAGGGCAGAGATTGGCGAATTTAAATTCTGATATTGTAGAAAAATTTTATGCGATCGCAGATGCTGGGGTGCTGCCTCATTTAGAATTACCAGAAGTAATTATTGGTCTATTACAGCAGCACTTAAATTAGCCTGAGTTTGACATACCCCAAAAACTTCTCTCTCCTGTACCTTAATTATCAGTCTTTCACCAGGCACAATAATCAGATAGGTAATTCAACAATGAACTCTAGACCTTTACCTAGCTGCGATTGGTAATATAGTTTCCCATGATGATTATTAACCACAATTTGGTAAGCAATTGATAAACCTAACCCAGTTCCTTTCCCGATGGGTTTAGTTGTATAGAAAGCATCGAAAATTTTTGTTTGCTCTGCTTCACTAATTCCTGAGCCATTATCGGCAAATTTGAGAATTACTTTCTCTCCTCTTACCTCTGTTGTAATCCGAATCACACCTGGATTATTACTTGTCTCCTGAAAATTTTGATTTTTTTGTGATTCTTCAATAGCATCTATGGCATTACAAATCAAATTCATAAAAACCTGGTTTATTTCACCTGGGTAGCACTCAACAAGTGGTAAATCTCCATATTCTTTAATTATTTTAATAGCATCCCGATGAGCATTAGCTTTGAGTCGATGACCGATAATTAATAGGGTGTTTTCTATACCTTCATGTAGGTCAGCGATTTTTTTACCTGCTTCACTGTGTCGAGAAAACTTATTTAACGATGAGACAATTTCTGTAACGCGATTAGTCCCAAGTTGCATAGATTGAATAATTTTAGATATATCATTTAGCAAAAAACTCAAATTACTTTTTTTAAGTGCATTTTTAATTTCGTTAGGTGGTTCGGATATATGCTTTTGATACAGTTCGATTAAACCTATTATTTCCTGAACATACTGTTCTAAAAAATTTAAATTACCAGCGATAAAGTTGATAGGATTATTCACCTCATGAGCAATTCCAGCTGCTAGTTGACCTAAAGTTGCTACCTTTTCGGCTTGGATGAGTTGGGTTTGAGTTTTTTGGAGTTCAGTGTTTTTATCAATTAAACTTTTGGTCAAATTTCTTAGCTTCAAATGATGTTCGATTCGCACTAATACTTCTTCATGCTGAAAAGGTTTGGTAATATAGTCTACAGCGCCTAATCGCAATCCTTTGACTTTATCAGCAGTTTCCGAGAGAGCAGTCATAAAAATGACAGGAATATCCTCAGAACGAGGATCTTTTTTGAGATGTTGGCAGGTTTCAAAGCCATCCATACCCGGCATCATCACATCAAGCAAAATTAAATCTGGTAAGTTGTCGTTGTTTAATTTCTGAAGAGCTTTTTCACCACTGCGAACTGCCCAAACTTCAAAGTTAGACTCATCTAAAAAGCTGGATAAAACTTGTAAATTGGCAGGGTTATCATCAACGACTAAAATAATTCCTTGTGGGTGGCGATCGCAAACATACTTTTGCTCAGATATTGTTGCTGTCATCTTCTTTCTACCTAATTTTGATTCAAAAAACTGATCAGGATATCTTCATCAAATTGTCTTGCTAGTTGTCTTAGTTGATTAGCAAAGTTAGCAAAATTTGGATCTAAAGCCTCCAGTTGATCAGCCCACTTGAGGATGGCATTGAAGTTACCTTTTTCCGCTAATGTGATGAGTTCTCCCAATACTTCGGGACTAAGAGGAATCCAGGAATCTGATGGAATATTGACTGTAGCTAATTTGTTGGTTACTTGTCTCTCAGACTGAGACTGCTGATAAATCCATGTCAAGTTTAAATGCTGTTCTAATTGATTGAGTAATTCATCTACTTGTACAGGTTTGCTGAGAAAATCGTTACCGCCTGCTTGGAGACTGCGATTTTGGTCGGCTTCAAAGACACTAGCAGAAGAAACAATAATTTTGATATCTTGAATTTCTGGGGTGTGACGCAGACTGCGAATCAATTCAAACCCATCCATTTCTGGCATGAGTAAGTCTGTAATGACCAAATCTGGTTTGATGGCGATCGCTTTTGCTAAACCTTCCTGACCGTTGTTAGCTTCAACTACATCAAAGCCTAGTGGTTGTAACAAGTTTGTAATGACTGTGCGATTTTCCCAGCGATCATCCACCATCAAAATTATGCGCGGACTATCCTCAAAGCCAATGATTTGTTTTGTTGATGCAGCCATTGCTGATTGTACCCATTCGCTGGCTACTGGCATTTCTAACTCGAACCAGAAAGTACTACCCTCACCAACTTGGCTTTTGACATAGATATCACTACCCATCATCTGTACTAACTGGCGCGTGATGGCTAAACCCAATCCTGTACCTTCTGTCTGACGCTTTTTTTCACCTACTTGCTCAAATGGTAAAAAAATCTTACTCAGTTCTGCTGGTGCTATACCAATTCCTGTATCTTCGATAGAACAGTGAATAAAGTATTTCTGTGTTTGTCCATGAGAGTCAAGTTGCGCGATCGCCTGAATTTTAAATCTAACTTGACCTTCATCGGTAAATTTAATGGCATTTCCCAACAGGTTCAACAATACCTGACGCAACCTTTTAACATCGATATGAACTGCTGTAGGTAATTCATTCACGGTTTCATAAACAAACAAAATCCCTTTTTGTTCTGCCCGAATCTGAGCAATTTCGGCAATTCCCTGAAGAAACGACGGAAAATGCACATCCTGGGGATGTAGTTCCAGTTTTCTGGCTTCAATTTTCGAGAGATCTAAGATGTCATTAATCAAAGTCAGTAAATGAGAACCACATTGTTCAATGATATTGACGTGATATTGTTCTTTTTCTGGTAAACCTTGGGAACGCAGCAAAATTTGCGCGCAACCCAAAATGCCATTTAAGGGTGTTCGCAGTTCATGACTCATGTTGGCTAAAAATTCGCTTTTGGCGAAGTTTGCTGTCTCAGCCGCCGTTTGAGATTTTTTTAGTTGCGCTTGTTCAAATGCTTGCACCCGCCACAAAACAGTAATCATGGTGACTGTCAGCCCTGCGACAATCAGCGCGATTAAATCCAGGAATTGCAAGCGAGATTCAATATTTTCGCGGGGAATTACCAAAGCCAAAGACCAATTAGCTTCTTGTAAGGGAATATAAGCAACATATTTTTTAGTTCCGTCAATTTCCAACAACTGAATTCCCTGTTGTTTGTTTACCATCTGCTGGGCGATCGCATTTAAATTACGATCTGCAATTTTTAGCAGGCTGGGTGCAGGTTTTTCCAAGGTTGACATTAAGGCCGCGTTAGGATGAACGATCGCCTGTCCTTGGGAATTCAGGGCGAAAGCATAGCTGTTATTGCCGTAGCGCAGGGAATTGACAACTTTATTAATCCGATCAACTTTTACATTGCCGTGAAATACCCCAATTGGTGAACCATTAACCTGAGAATTGCCATAGATTGGAGTGGCGATCGCAATTAAAGGAATTCCTGTAGAACGGCTGATAAAAGGATCGGAAATATTGCTTTGTCCTGCTATTGCTTTTTGAAAGAAGTCTCGATCCTTAATATTCTTTGTTGACCTACCAACCTGAGTATTAGAAAACGAACCATCTGGGGTAACTATTTGGAAAAAGAAAAATTCATTGATCCGCTTGACTTCTGCCTGTAAATATGGCTCTGCTACAGACCAATCTAAAGTACGTACCGTTGCAGTATTTGCCAGGGTTTGTACTTCTACTTTGCGGACGTGTAACCACTCTTCTATTTCATCAACTCCTCTTTGCACCTGTTGAAACGCACTTTGTTGCAAATCTGCTAACGCCAGGTTGCGAGCTGCTAGATAGGTGCAATAAGCTGCAATACTGACAGCAATTGTAGTGCTGCCAACAACAAATCTAAGCAGTAAATTTCGGGAGTAGCTGTTTTTAATATCACATTTTAATGGAATTGGTTCAGACCTTCTCCAAAGCTTCATATATTAAAAAATGTATTAATAATCACTAGAAACCTATTGTTAAATTGCCCAATCAATCATTGAGAATCACAGCTTTACATGACTTTCAACAAAATATTTGGATGACTTTAAAAATGGCTAGAGGCAAGATACTTTTTAAAAATATGTGTAATTTATAACATTGAACTTCAAAGAAAGAATACTGAGTTAAAAAATTATTCTCTTTACCGCCTTCTGCCATTTTTTCTAGGGTATGCAGTTCATCACGACTATTTACTGATGAAACCAAACCCACCATCTAAAAGACGAATTTTCGTCCGCGTTGATAATTACTACAATAAAATAGTCACACCCAACCCTGGAGTTCTGGCAGTGGGCTTATTTGATGATTTAAGTCGGTTTTTAGAAAATCGTTTAGAAGAATTCTTGCGTAATAATCCACATTTGGAGTTAGAGGCGCTGTTAGAGCAACTACGTCAGCAAGAAGAAGATACTTTAAAGTTGATAGCAGATTTACAAGTCCAAGAAAAGCGATCGCAAGACGACATTCTCTCCACCGCCCAAGAAATTCAGCGTTGGCACATTCGTGTACAAAAAGCTAAAGATGGTGGTAGACAAGATTTAGTCGCCGCCGCCCAAGAACGAGAAGCAGCCTTACTGCGGGAAGGGAACCAGAAATGGGGACACATGCAAGGCTTGAAAGAACGCCTAACCCAATCTCAAGAACTATTGCGAAAAATCCAGGTGCGGCGACAGGAAGTTCAAGCAAAAGCCGCACAAGCACAAACCGCACGCGCTCAAGCCCAAGCCCAGCAACAACGCATAGAAACTAATGGCTGGTGGAATGCACCTCAGAGTTCTTCTAGTAGTTTTGATGACTTAGAGGAAAAGTTTCGTCGTTGGGAAACAGAAGACGAGTTAGAAGCCATGAAGCGGAATCTGGGGAAAAAATGAGTATAGTCCAGTAAGGTGTGTTAGGCGCATATTTTTATATGATTTCACGAACAAAATTACTTCAGCGCCTAACGACCTTGTGATGTTACGGTAAGTTAGCCTAACACCTTAAACATACCCACTGCTGACTTCTACATCCTTTCTTAAAGTCACAATAGTTAAAGTAAATCTATAATTTTATTTTTCAAAAATGTCTGCTAAACATACGGATAAAAGCCGCATTCGGATTCAATCTGGTGACTGGCCGATTGAACAATTACCAGGATTGAGTCAAGAAGAACAATCTCAACTCCAAACTTGCGGAATTAAAACTACGCGGAGTCTATTTAATCAAGGTAAAACTCTAGAAGCTAGGGTAGCGTTGGCTAGTAAATTACAAGTTCATCTTCAGTATGTAAACAAATGGTTAGCTCTAGCTGATTTATCTCGAATTCCTACTGTTGGTACACAATACTGTGGTTTGTTGCTTCATGCAGGTATTGGTTCCGTCGCACAATTAGCCGAAACTCCTAGCCACAGATTGCACCGACAAATCATGCGTTTGCAAGTAGCTACTTTGCAACGACGAGATTTGTGTCCATCAATTGAGTTAGTCCAGCAATGGAGTCAACAAGCAAAGACAGTGCTGAGTGCTGAGTCACCGAAGTTTGCTCAACGGGGGGAACCTCCCGAACTTTGCTCAACGCAGGGAACCCGCGCACGCAAGTTCTCTCCGCACGCAACTTCTCGCTAAGTGCAGCACCGCCGCTTTACTCTTTTGCTAACACTCCATTGAGAAAGATGTCAGCGAGTCCTTCAGCCATGTGTTGCATTTCTTGGGGAGAAGCATCAGGTTCCATAAGGGTGTTGTTAGAAAAACCAGCGATCGCAAACATTCCGAGGAACACCTTAGCCACAAGTTTGGCATCGGTTTGGCGATAGATACCTTTATCCATTGCTGTTTGAAAGAATGCTTCAGCCACATCTGTCATTTTATTAATGACTTCTATTTGAATGCGATCGCGTAAATCAGGATGAAACTGCACCTCCATAAAACACACCCGCATCAAATCAGCGTTTTTCTGGAAATTCCACATCCGACGGCGCATCACCTGAGCAACAGCCTTATAGCTGCCCATTTCGCTCAATTCCGTCAGCAAATCTGTTAAAATTTCCACCCAGCCACTCGTGGCAACCTCCACTAAAATTGCCTTTTTATTGGGAAAATGTCGAAATAGTGTACCTTCAGCGACTCCCGCTGATTGTGCTAAGTCACGGGTGGTAGTACCATCAAATCCTTGAGAAGCAAAAAGCCGCCTGGCCGCTTGTAAAATGCGGGTACGTGTTTGTGCTTCTGAGGGGGGGGGAGAATTAAAAACTCGCATAACAGTTACGGTGTGATTTCCCGAACGCGACTGGTAGCATTTATTGTCTAACGTTGAGTACAAAAAGCACGGAAAGCTTAATACAAGATTAACGCCCTGCCCAATTATTTACCTGTTTCTCCAGTAAGGAAATTTGACAAAGTAAGTTTGAAGTCTCAAAGATGAAGGATAAAATTTATTTTTCCGACTTCAGACTTCACACTTAATACTTCAACCAATTATTGCTTATGAATCATTTCCGTAGCCTTCGAGCAGTTTTCAATTGGTCAAACCAACGATCGCTAAAACTGTTGCGGCTGTTTATTACATATTTTGCGATCGCCATCTTAGTTTCTGGTTCTCTACCAGAAATAGCTTTGGCACAAACTCAAACTGCACCACCTCCCCCACGCACACTACAACCTAGCAAAACACCCGCTAAAAGTTCGATTCAGCCTTATTTAGATCGGGTGGTTAAGCAGTTGACAAAGTTTCAGCTAGACAATGGGATGAAGTTCATTGTTTTAGAACGCCATCAAGCGCCTGTGGTATCATTCTTGACCTACGCTGATGTTGGTGGTGTGGATGAGCCAGACAAAAAAACAGGTGTGGCACACTTTCTAGAACATTTAGCTTTTAAAGGTACGCAACGTATTGGTACAACAGATTACAAAGCTGAAAAACCGCTACTAGAACGCCTAGAACAGTTAGATAATCAAATTAGAACAGCTAAGGCGGATGGTAAAAAAGCTGAAGTGGCGCGGTTGCAAGCCGAATTTAAGCAAGTAGAAGCCCAAGCAGGTAAGCTAGTCAAGCAAAACGAGATGGGGCAAATTGTCGAACAAGCGGGAGGAGTAGGTTTAAATGCCAATACTTCCACAGAAGCCACCCGCTATTTTTACAGTTTTCCATCCAATAAACTAGAACTTTGGATGTCCCTGGAGTCAGAGCGATTTCTAGAACCTGTACTCAGTCGGGAGTTTTATAAAGAAAAAGATGTCATTTTGGAAGAACGGCGCTTAAGGGTAGAGAACTCACCTATTGGTTTGATGATCGAGAAATTCATTGATGCAGCGTACAAAGTTCACCCATATAGAAGGCCTGTGATTGGTTATGACGAAGATATCCGTAACCTGACACCTACAGATGTGCAGAAATTCTTTGATACTTACTATGCACCAAATAATTTAGCGATCGCAATTGTCGGTGATGTTAACCCCAACGAAGTTAAACGACTGGCACAAATTTACTTTGGACGATTCCAAGCCAAAGCCAAACCCCAATCTCAAATTTCTGTAGAACCCAAGCAAACCGAAACACGCCAAGTAACTTTAGAACTAGCTTCCCAACCTTGGTATTTAGAAGGTTATCACCGTCCGGCAATTAAGCATCCAGATAACGCCGTCTATGAAATTATCGGTAGGCTGCTGAGTGAAGGGCGCACTTCCAGGTTATATAAATCGCTGGTAGAAAAACAACAATTAGCCCTTACGGCTCAAGGACAAAGTGGATTTCCTGGCGATAAGTATCCCAACCTAATGCTATTTTATGCCCTGACGGCTCCCGGCCACACGGTTGATGAGTTAGCCACAGGTTTACGCCAAGAAATTGATAACTTAAAAACTCAACCAGTAACAGCAGTGGAATTACAGCGCGTTAAAACCCAAGCTAGGGCTGATTTATTACGCAGCCTTGATTCTAATACAGGTATGGCACAGCTATTACTGGAATATGAAGTGAAAACAGGTGATTGGCAAAACTTGTTCAAGCAATTGGATGAAATTGCGGCGGTAACTCCGGCAGATATTCAACGAGTGGCAAAAGCAGCATTTACACCCGAAAATCGCACCATTGGTAAGCTGTTGTCGAAACAAGGATGAACATGAATCGCATAGGGCGCGCAGGAAGAGAAGAAATATGCACAGATATAGGGGTAAGAGGTCGATGAAATTCAAAATATCAAATGCTAGAAGGTTAATTTATGTTGTCATGTTTGCCTTCGCCTTTTTACTTTTGACTTTTGACTTTTCTTTAGCGGCGACAACAGCAGCCAAACATTACACAGAGCTAAAACTACCAGCTTTACCTGCTGTCAAGTTACCCAAATATGAGCGATTTGTTTTACAAAACGGCCTAGTTGTGTATTTAGTAGAAGATCATGAACTGCCGTTAGTCAGTGGTTCAGCCTTGGTGCGTACAGGTAGCCGTTGGGAAACAGGCGAGAAAGTTGGGTTAGCTGGTTTAACAGGTGCAGTCATGCGGACTGGGGGAACTAAAAAGCATTCACCCGATGAACTCAATGAAATATTAGAACAACGGGCAGCATCTGTAGAGACTAGTATTGGAGAAGGCTCAGGTAACGCTAGTTTTGACGCATTGAGTGAAGATACAGAAATAGTATTGGGACTGTTTGCCGAAGTGCTACGGGAACCAGTATTTGCCCAAGATAAGCTAGATTTAGCCAAAACACAGGCAAAAGGCGGAATTGCACGACGCAATGATGATCCTAATGGAATTGCTAGTCGAGAATTCAAGAAATTGGTTTATGGCAAAGCCAGCCCTTATGCCCGGACTGTAGAATATGCCACATTGGATCAAATTAAGCGTGACGATTTAGTTCAGTTCTATCAGCAATATTTTCACCCCAATAACATGATTTTGGGCATTGTAGGAGATTTTGATAGTAAAAAAATGCGATCGCTCATTCAAGCGAAATTAGGTGATTGGCAACGTAACCCAAAAATCACCCAACCCCAGTTACCAGAAGTCTCCACAGCCACTACAGGCGGAGTCTTTTTTGTTAATCAGCCACAGTTAACTCAAAGTAGCGTACTCATTGGGCATTTAGGTGGTAGATTCGACAGCCCAGACTATGCACCACTCGATGTATTAAATGGTGTGTTAAATGGGTTTGGGGGAAGATTATTTAATGAAGTGCGATCGCGCCAAGGTTTAGCTTACTCTGTATATGGTTACTGGAGTCCCCGCTTTGATTACCCTGGTATGTTCTTAGCCGGTGGACAAACCCGTTCTGATGCTACAGTCCAATTTGTCAAATCCTTACAAACAGAAATTAAACGCATCCAAGCTCAACCTGTAAGTTCCAAAGAATTGGCTTTTGCCAAAGAATCTACCCTCAACTCCTTTGTGTTTAACTTTCAAGACCCCGGTCAAACCTTATCGCGGTTGATGCGATATGAATATTACGGCTACCCATCCGACTTTTTGTTTCGTTATCAAAAAGCCGTCGCCGCCACAACAGCCGCCGATGTGCAACGGGTAGCCAAGCAATACCTCAAACCCGAAAACTTAGTAACTCTAGTTGTCGGAAATCAAACCACTATTAAACCGCCATTAACAGGTTTAGCCAAACAAGTCACACCCATAGACGTAACCATTCCCGGTTCGCCTTCACAAACGAAAAATTAATCGCAATATAATACCTAGATACCCGACTTTTCCAACAATTCGGGTATCTGACAGCAGGAAATAAAATTCCTCAAAATGCGCGGATGGGTAGGTGTACAAAATTTCTCTTGAAAGACAATAGCTGGATTCCTTTCACTGCAAGCTTTTGCAGAAAAAATAAATAAAAATCATCCGCACTCCCTATCCAGTCTATGTTTCAGCTATTTTGCTTAAATCAACTGACATTTACTCATGTTAAAATCAACCCATCCGCGAAATCGAACCTTGAAAACTAAATACAGCACGCCTTTCCGGCTCCCGCCGTTTAAATTTCACCTAATCCCTATTAGGGATTGAAACAAAGATGGTAAATAAATTCTTGGTGTGGTTGCGGGTTTAAATTTCACCTAATCCCTATTAGGGATTGAAACCTGGGCAATTCAGGGATGAAACCCAGGCAATGGAGTTTAAATTTCACCTAATCCCTATTAGGGATTGAAACGCA
This window of the Nostoc sp. HK-01 genome carries:
- a CDS encoding alpha/beta hydrolase fold protein — encoded protein: MLQFQPPGFGHKVIHTSLGAMVYYTQTSAPWLNADTEDLTPLIFLHNFGGGASAYEWSKVYPAFAAKYRILAPDLIGWGDSAHPVRDYQIKDYLNAIAEFITQTCHQPVTVIASSLTAALTIRLAISQPQLFQSLYLVSPSGFDDFGQGAGRRLPLSVINTPLVDSLIYALGAENELAVRNFLQSFLFANPARVSSEMVAAYLTSAQQPNARFAALAFLRGDLYFDLSLYLQQLTIPTVFFWGEKAQFTSIKLGQRLANLNSDIVEKFYAIADAGVLPHLELPEVIIGLLQQHLN
- a CDS encoding two-component hybrid sensor and regulator, with product MTATISEQKYVCDRHPQGIILVVDDNPANLQVLSSFLDESNFEVWAVRSGEKALQKLNNDNLPDLILLDVMMPGMDGFETCQHLKKDPRSEDIPVIFMTALSETADKVKGLRLGAVDYITKPFQHEEVLVRIEHHLKLRNLTKSLIDKNTELQKTQTQLIQAEKVATLGQLAAGIAHEVNNPINFIAGNLNFLEQYVQEIIGLIELYQKHISEPPNEIKNALKKSNLSFLLNDISKIIQSMQLGTNRVTEIVSSLNKFSRHSEAGKKIADLHEGIENTLLIIGHRLKANAHRDAIKIIKEYGDLPLVECYPGEINQVFMNLICNAIDAIEESQKNQNFQETSNNPGVIRITTEVRGEKVILKFADNGSGISEAEQTKIFDAFYTTKPIGKGTGLGLSIAYQIVVNNHHGKLYYQSQLGKGLEFIVELPI
- a CDS encoding multi-sensor hybrid histidine kinase, with protein sequence MKLWRRSEPIPLKCDIKNSYSRNLLLRFVVGSTTIAVSIAAYCTYLAARNLALADLQQSAFQQVQRGVDEIEEWLHVRKVEVQTLANTATVRTLDWSVAEPYLQAEVKRINEFFFFQIVTPDGSFSNTQVGRSTKNIKDRDFFQKAIAGQSNISDPFISRSTGIPLIAIATPIYGNSQVNGSPIGVFHGNVKVDRINKVVNSLRYGNNSYAFALNSQGQAIVHPNAALMSTLEKPAPSLLKIADRNLNAIAQQMVNKQQGIQLLEIDGTKKYVAYIPLQEANWSLALVIPRENIESRLQFLDLIALIVAGLTVTMITVLWRVQAFEQAQLKKSQTAAETANFAKSEFLANMSHELRTPLNGILGCAQILLRSQGLPEKEQYHVNIIEQCGSHLLTLINDILDLSKIEARKLELHPQDVHFPSFLQGIAEIAQIRAEQKGILFVYETVNELPTAVHIDVKRLRQVLLNLLGNAIKFTDEGQVRFKIQAIAQLDSHGQTQKYFIHCSIEDTGIGIAPAELSKIFLPFEQVGEKKRQTEGTGLGLAITRQLVQMMGSDIYVKSQVGEGSTFWFELEMPVASEWVQSAMAASTKQIIGFEDSPRIILMVDDRWENRTVITNLLQPLGFDVVEANNGQEGLAKAIAIKPDLVITDLLMPEMDGFELIRSLRHTPEIQDIKIIVSSASVFEADQNRSLQAGGNDFLSKPVQVDELLNQLEQHLNLTWIYQQSQSERQVTNKLATVNIPSDSWIPLSPEVLGELITLAEKGNFNAILKWADQLEALDPNFANFANQLRQLARQFDEDILISFLNQN
- a CDS encoding TetR family transcriptional regulator, which gives rise to MRVFNSPPPSEAQTRTRILQAARRLFASQGFDGTTTRDLAQSAGVAEGTLFRHFPNKKAILVEVATSGWVEILTDLLTELSEMGSYKAVAQVMRRRMWNFQKNADLMRVCFMEVQFHPDLRDRIQIEVINKMTDVAEAFFQTAMDKGIYRQTDAKLVAKVFLGMFAIAGFSNNTLMEPDASPQEMQHMAEGLADIFLNGVLAKE
- a CDS encoding peptidase M16 domain-containing protein, producing the protein MNHFRSLRAVFNWSNQRSLKLLRLFITYFAIAILVSGSLPEIALAQTQTAPPPPRTLQPSKTPAKSSIQPYLDRVVKQLTKFQLDNGMKFIVLERHQAPVVSFLTYADVGGVDEPDKKTGVAHFLEHLAFKGTQRIGTTDYKAEKPLLERLEQLDNQIRTAKADGKKAEVARLQAEFKQVEAQAGKLVKQNEMGQIVEQAGGVGLNANTSTEATRYFYSFPSNKLELWMSLESERFLEPVLSREFYKEKDVILEERRLRVENSPIGLMIEKFIDAAYKVHPYRRPVIGYDEDIRNLTPTDVQKFFDTYYAPNNLAIAIVGDVNPNEVKRLAQIYFGRFQAKAKPQSQISVEPKQTETRQVTLELASQPWYLEGYHRPAIKHPDNAVYEIIGRLLSEGRTSRLYKSLVEKQQLALTAQGQSGFPGDKYPNLMLFYALTAPGHTVDELATGLRQEIDNLKTQPVTAVELQRVKTQARADLLRSLDSNTGMAQLLLEYEVKTGDWQNLFKQLDEIAAVTPADIQRVAKAAFTPENRTIGKLLSKQG
- a CDS encoding processing proteinase, producing MKFKISNARRLIYVVMFAFAFLLLTFDFSLAATTAAKHYTELKLPALPAVKLPKYERFVLQNGLVVYLVEDHELPLVSGSALVRTGSRWETGEKVGLAGLTGAVMRTGGTKKHSPDELNEILEQRAASVETSIGEGSGNASFDALSEDTEIVLGLFAEVLREPVFAQDKLDLAKTQAKGGIARRNDDPNGIASREFKKLVYGKASPYARTVEYATLDQIKRDDLVQFYQQYFHPNNMILGIVGDFDSKKMRSLIQAKLGDWQRNPKITQPQLPEVSTATTGGVFFVNQPQLTQSSVLIGHLGGRFDSPDYAPLDVLNGVLNGFGGRLFNEVRSRQGLAYSVYGYWSPRFDYPGMFLAGGQTRSDATVQFVKSLQTEIKRIQAQPVSSKELAFAKESTLNSFVFNFQDPGQTLSRLMRYEYYGYPSDFLFRYQKAVAATTAADVQRVAKQYLKPENLVTLVVGNQTTIKPPLTGLAKQVTPIDVTIPGSPSQTKN